DNA from Homo sapiens chromosome 1, GRCh38.p14 Primary Assembly:
GACCTGTAGACTGATCTTGTTGATTAaattctagggtttttttttttttggattcttGGTAAAATTTTATCCAAAAAAcaggatacatatatatttagagaagGAAATATGAAATCAAGAGTTTTGgcagcccctgctttttttttttttttagctccctaAAGACTGTAGCAGGATAAAAGGATCACTGGCTCCGAGTCTCTTTGAGATAACAAgtgatgaaataaaaaagaaagcccaTACCCTCAAATAAGGTCAGGTAACCCCATTGCCCACCCTCCCTACAAGGTAAAAAATGAGTACTTTTAGTAACAGTTCAGAATTCATCTTTATCTCCTACCTGCCTCATCGGTGGAAGTTTAAAGTCATGATTTTTTTTAGACATTGATACTTGTGTCTATAGACAAATAAACTCATATTAGAtgacaattgattttttaaaagtccaggTAGAGAAAGGAGCAATCATTTTGAACTAAAATCTTTCTATGTTTTTTGATTACTATTCAACTTGCTATTTTTTAGCAAAAAGCGAAGTTTCAATAGTGTTCATCTCAAATCTTATTGCTTTACAACCGTGGTACacctttcattaaaaataaaaagatgaagcaGTCAATCCAGTGATTAATTTGACATGGCTTTCATTGGGAAAGGGGAGGGCTGGCAAAGAGACCAATAGACAAAAAGGTAACTTAAACACTTACACATACAAtggtttgctttaaaaaaaaaaaaaaaaaaagagagagagagagaaatgttactttcaacaaatggaaaaaagcaCTGAAAGCCCATGAGTCAAGCCATAGCCAAAACCATGTTCTATCTTAAgtaggttcttttttttcctccctcttttttctttttttttctttttttttttaataaaatctctCCCCAGACCATCATCACTTTTAATCCTCCCCAGAAGGGGCTTCATCTTCAGACCCTTCATCCCCAGATTTCTCGGGTGGGGGGCTTgtagatgttttcttttctggcGGGCTTTCCGGTTCCTCATCTTCTTCTTTGGGAGAAGGAGTCTTTTCCTTTGATGCCTTTGAAGCTGTGGGGCGACCcactttccctttgcctttcacTGGACTTGGCgtcactgaaaatagaaaaataatttggggaagggaagagaaaaaaatgtctttaataaaAGTCAGCTACAAAATACAACAATCTGTAAGAATAAAATCTATAAAGACAATATGCAACTTACTAAAAACCAAGGTGGGCACAAGGGAGCACATATATCCCTAGGTAAATCTATCTCAGTTTCTAAACTGGTCATAAGTTACTACACTATGCTACAGTATTTCCCATCAGTTTTTACCAACACTCTATGATGTTAGCAGTAATACCTGTAAAGAAGAAGCACCATGCTATAGAATATGCACAACATCCTTAATTGCTTGGTAAACTAACAGTTGTTTATGATAAAAGTTGTTTATAAAAAGCAGGTCAAAAAGACGGAAGGAAAAGAATTAATCTGATCAGAAACTAAAGCCATCAAATAACATTTGATAGTTCCATCATTCCTAACAGTAGGAAGTGATAAACAGAAGTTTAACAATGACTAGTTCTACCTAACAGAATAAAACCACCTACACAAAAAGCAAATTGATTTCTGATTTAGTTAACAAACTAGCTCCAACGAGGAGAAACCATTAGggctcagaaaaaaatcaactcatgTCATCAAGTGTGGTTTTATTCTGATAGCACAGAGGATGGGGTAGAGTTCAGAACGTGGAACTTAAACGTATTACTCTAGGTTTGTGCATTTTCACAATTAAGTCTTTGCTGGCTGCTGAGACTGTGATACCAGTGAGGAAAAAAGAGCAGTAACAACTATGATGACACAGTGTTTCTACCACTGTGTCTGAAACAAATAGATCATTCTGAAATCTTGCTCAAGTACTGGCAGTAGTTGAAGAACATGGCTAAGCCCACTAGACTCTTAAACAGGCTAGTGTCTTTATTAATAAGAGATACTTCCAGTTGCAGAATACAAGACCCTTTTAGATTTCTTGTATTCCTGCTAAACATCAGGCCAATGCCAAATCCTAATGAGGAATTTCTGTATTGAAAATAATGattctcaaaatttttaaagcagtaaATTTAATTTCACTTCTGCAGAAATTACCTGTAGCCTTTAGTCTGGGTTtgggcattttcttttcttttctttcaggttTGGACTTCTTaaccatctttttgtttttctttttcgaACTGCCATAGTCACTATCGTCATCATCTTCCATTAGGAAATCTTCATCGCTGCCGGAATCTtctgagaagaaagaagaatttcAACATCTAACTTAATGTACACATCCTTCCaagtaaaaaaggaagagagtGCTAAGAATGACTAGAGGATGGGATTTGGGAGTCAAACACCCTTGGATTCTATTTGGAGCTGTACTACCAATTTGACTGGAGTCATCACTGGCCTCATTTGTCAAATGGATTTTGCATGCACCTTACATGAGAGAGTTACATGAGTGATGTGTTTGAAAAGTAGATTGAAAACAGGAAGGGTAAGAGTTAATCTGAATAAAAACTGAAACTATCAAATAACTTTTGGTAGTTCCATCACTTCCAAGTAGTACTGGTTGAGACCAGGGAAACAAAACTGAACTGACAGGGCCTTTTTGGTCCAATTATGAATAAGTGaaacaagaaaaccaaacacaaaacaaaaatacataggATTAACTAATCTGAATAACCTGTGAAACacctaaattttattattaacatgtttttttctgtgaaaagaGGTCTACAACCTCCTCCACCAGGGCAAAATACAAATCTCAATCACAATGCCTAATGTGACTGTTACTTAAGCAAATTGTTCATTCAGTGTTTGAACACAGACATCATTAAATAAAGGGTGCAACCATTACAAATGGTGGGCAATCGTGAGAATCTctgaacctttaaaaatattaacaggaACCAATACAGTCATCTCTTTTAACACGGAGTATCTACCCAATTTAAGGGACTGGTTGTAACATTTAGCATCCTAGAAAATGCCAAAGTAACCAAGGTCACAAACTACAATTATGACCAAACAACCAAAGTACACAAAACAACTTCACATACTCTCCTGGAATGGTGCCTCATCCTCCTCTTCTTGTTCTTCCTCACTGCCCACATCTTCCATGAGCATCTCTCTCTGTTTAGAAGCTGCTTTAGATGCCGCCTGCCGTTGTTGGCGCACATTTTTATgatcttctttttcatcttcacTATCCTCTGCAATATCAGAATTACCATGATATAATGattaaagaattttatatttgacaagATAGTGCAAAAGATTAATAATTGACTGAAAACATAACTGACTGAAAAGGCCAACACAGTGGCCAATATAGGATATAATCTGCAGCTTTATTTCATTGTAAAAGGGCAAATTCTATCCTTCAACATTTCTGCAAAATgatggaatcaactcaaatgcccatcaatgatagactggataaagaaaatgtggtacatacacaccatggaatactatgcagccataaaaagggaagGAGATCATgctctttgcagggacatggatggagctggaggccattatcctcagcaaactaatgcaggcaCAAAAGACCAAACACTgccatgttctcgcttataagtgggagctgaacaatgagaacacatggacacagggaggggaacaacacacactggggcctgtggcgagggagggggcagggtggggggatggagagggagagcattaaaaattagctaatgcatgctgggcttaatacctaggtgatgggttgatgggtgcagcaaatcaccatggcacacatttacgtatgtaacaaacctgcacatcctgcacatgtatcccacaacataaaaaaaaaaaaaattctacaaaatgtaTAAAGGGGACCTAAATTCACAAAGAATGAACTTGGACAAGACTATGTAACCACTATTACATATAAAGTAACAAGGGAATGTAATTTTAAGCAGTAGACAAGCTGAATTAAAGCGTGAATACATGACTCCTATACTTTAAAGTTACATCATTGCTTTGCTCTACAATTCTCAATTACATTCAAATCTATGTTCACTGTTTTTGAAAgctaaagttagaaaaatatcttaacatagtatgagagagaaagaatgtcTTCCAATAATCTTTATTCTAAGACATAAAACACGAAAACCCTAAAA
Protein-coding regions in this window:
- the NUCKS1 gene encoding nuclear ubiquitous casein and cyclin-dependent kinase substrate 1 isoform X1 — protein: MSRPVRNRKVVDYSQFQESDDADEDYGRDSGPPTKKIRSSPREAKNKRRSGKNSQEDSEDSEDKDVKTKKDDSHSAEDSEDEKEDHKNVRQQRQAASKAASKQREMLMEDVGSEEEQEEEDEAPFQENSGSDEDFLMEDDDDSDYGSSKKKNKKMVKKSKPERKEKKMPKPRLKATVTPSPVKGKGKVGRPTASKASKEKTPSPKEEDEEPESPPEKKTSTSPPPEKSGDEGSEDEAPSGED
- the NUCKS1 gene encoding nuclear ubiquitous casein and cyclin-dependent kinase substrate 1; protein product: MSRPVRNRKVVDYSQFQESDDADEDYGRDSGPPTKKIRSSPREAKNKRRSGKNSQEDSEDSEDKDVKTKKDDSHSAEDSEDEKEDHKNVRQQRQAASKAASKQREMLMEDVGSEEEQEEEDEAPFQEKDSGSDEDFLMEDDDDSDYGSSKKKNKKMVKKSKPERKEKKMPKPRLKATVTPSPVKGKGKVGRPTASKASKEKTPSPKEEDEEPESPPEKKTSTSPPPEKSGDEGSEDEAPSGED